From Pseudanabaena sp. PCC 6802, one genomic window encodes:
- a CDS encoding DUF2499 domain-containing protein, whose product MNALSLPTWIIHISSVLEWTLAIWLIWIYAKLSQNLAWRGLAIAMFPALVSAMCACTWHFFDNAISLGWLVTVQATTTLLGNVAMAIAAYFIWKQAQVST is encoded by the coding sequence ATGAATGCACTTTCTCTTCCCACCTGGATTATCCACATCTCTAGCGTGCTGGAATGGACGCTAGCAATCTGGCTGATCTGGATCTATGCCAAGCTCAGCCAGAACTTGGCATGGCGCGGCCTGGCGATCGCCATGTTTCCTGCTTTAGTCAGTGCTATGTGTGCCTGTACCTGGCACTTTTTTGACAATGCCATTTCTTTGGGATGGCTGGTGACCGTCCAGGCTACCACGACCTTACTAGGAAATGTCGCGATGGCGATCGCTGCCTACTTCATCTGGAAGCAAGCGCAGGTTTCGACCTAG
- the recO gene encoding DNA repair protein RecO — translation MAKTYRATGINLKSMALGEHDRLLTILTKECGLVKAVAAGARKHRSSMAGRSGLFVVNDLLIASGRSIDRVTQAETIQSFVGLGQNLAKLTAAQYLAELALFQALVAHPQEELFLLLTEHLLRLQQVNGVKHILACLNHGTYHLLAIAGVAPQVHSCCLSQQPIALMPEYSKWQAGFSIAGGGVVDLQTKPDLGDAKISHFLTATELLALQELAQMDLSEDIFSIHVSAWLTVERLLRAYAQYHFDRPIQSAALIDSCFNL, via the coding sequence ATGGCGAAAACCTATCGAGCTACTGGTATTAACCTCAAGAGCATGGCTCTGGGCGAACACGATCGCCTCCTGACAATTTTGACCAAGGAGTGCGGTCTGGTCAAAGCTGTGGCAGCAGGGGCGCGGAAACACCGCTCTAGCATGGCGGGAAGGTCGGGGCTATTTGTAGTGAACGATTTATTAATCGCTTCGGGGCGAAGCATAGATCGCGTAACTCAAGCGGAAACCATCCAGTCCTTTGTGGGTTTGGGGCAAAATCTGGCTAAGCTCACCGCCGCTCAGTACCTGGCAGAACTTGCACTCTTTCAAGCCCTGGTTGCTCATCCTCAAGAAGAATTATTTCTCCTCCTCACCGAACACTTATTGCGGTTGCAGCAGGTGAATGGCGTGAAGCATATTCTGGCGTGTTTGAATCATGGCACTTACCATCTTTTGGCGATCGCCGGCGTAGCTCCACAAGTACACAGTTGTTGCCTGAGCCAACAACCAATTGCCCTGATGCCAGAGTATTCTAAATGGCAGGCTGGATTTAGTATTGCAGGTGGTGGCGTAGTTGACCTCCAGACAAAACCCGATCTCGGCGATGCTAAAATCAGTCATTTCCTCACTGCCACAGAACTATTAGCACTGCAAGAGTTAGCCCAAATGGATTTATCCGAAGATATTTTTAGTATTCATGTCAGTGCCTGGTTGACAGTTGAACGTTTATTACGTGCCTATGCCCAGTATCATTTTGATAGGCCGATCCAATCCGCTGCCCTGATTGATAGCTGCTTTAACCTATGA
- a CDS encoding MFS transporter has product MTHLFDPPTVPPTTGSPEPTTEPSKSVLTNPNFLSLWSGQVFSQIADKIFLVLAIAIVSTRFQQEGEPISGWVSAVMVAFTIPAILFGSIAGVYIDRWSKKLVLVASNLLRGVLVLSISPLLWLTKDFAPVGGSSVSFWSLLIVTFLVSTFTQFFTPAEQSAITLVVERPKLLSANSIYTTTIMGALILGFALGEPLLAFANHLIPKVGQEVVVGGSYLLAGFILLLLKTGESAETFNKQDIHIWTDIKEGLQYLGENRAAKAALLQLVCTFSVIAALTVLAVRLAEVIPEIKAEQFGFLLADASVGMAIGAAVVGRFGHYMSRQRFALVGSIGMAVFLVVLAFFNARFFPALGAIAGIGLFAGLCVIPMQTVIQEETPEEVRGKVFGLQNNAVNIALSLPLALAGIAESYWGLETVILILSALALVSGIFTWRISR; this is encoded by the coding sequence ATGACTCATCTGTTCGACCCACCCACCGTTCCCCCCACTACAGGGTCACCAGAACCTACGACCGAACCTTCAAAGTCGGTATTAACTAACCCTAACTTCCTATCCCTGTGGAGCGGTCAAGTTTTTTCACAGATTGCCGATAAGATATTTCTTGTTTTAGCGATCGCGATTGTTTCGACACGATTCCAGCAGGAGGGCGAGCCAATTAGCGGCTGGGTTTCGGCAGTGATGGTGGCATTTACGATTCCAGCGATTCTTTTTGGTTCGATTGCTGGGGTTTATATCGATCGCTGGTCTAAGAAGTTAGTTCTGGTGGCATCGAATCTATTACGCGGCGTATTAGTGCTGTCGATCTCGCCTTTGCTATGGCTGACTAAGGATTTTGCACCTGTGGGCGGCTCCTCCGTTAGTTTTTGGAGCCTTCTAATCGTCACGTTTCTCGTCTCTACGTTCACGCAATTCTTTACACCAGCGGAACAATCAGCTATCACCCTGGTGGTCGAACGGCCTAAGCTGCTCTCCGCAAATTCGATCTACACGACCACGATTATGGGAGCGCTAATTTTGGGCTTTGCTTTGGGCGAGCCACTGTTAGCCTTTGCCAATCACTTAATTCCAAAAGTCGGACAAGAAGTAGTAGTTGGAGGCAGCTATTTATTAGCAGGCTTTATCCTACTACTACTCAAAACCGGCGAATCAGCCGAAACGTTTAACAAGCAAGATATCCACATCTGGACCGATATTAAAGAAGGCTTGCAGTACTTGGGCGAGAATCGCGCTGCCAAGGCAGCTTTGCTACAGCTCGTTTGTACTTTTTCCGTAATTGCCGCACTCACGGTTTTGGCGGTGCGTCTAGCCGAAGTCATACCCGAAATTAAAGCCGAGCAATTTGGCTTTCTACTAGCCGATGCCAGTGTTGGCATGGCAATAGGAGCAGCAGTCGTAGGCAGGTTTGGGCATTACATGAGTCGGCAGCGGTTTGCTTTAGTCGGCTCGATTGGTATGGCAGTATTCCTGGTGGTGTTAGCCTTTTTTAACGCGCGATTCTTTCCCGCTCTGGGGGCGATCGCCGGCATCGGGCTATTTGCAGGTCTTTGCGTTATCCCCATGCAAACAGTGATCCAGGAAGAAACCCCCGAGGAAGTACGCGGTAAGGTATTTGGCTTGCAAAACAATGCTGTGAATATCGCCCTGAGCTTACCGCTAGCATTAGCTGGCATTGCGGAGTCCTATTGGGGCTTAGAGACTGTAATTTTAATCTTGAGCGCCCTTGCGCTTGTGAGTGGCATTTTTACCTGGCGGATTTCGCGTTAG